In Pirellula sp. SH-Sr6A, the DNA window TAGAACCCAGCCTCAGTTCTGCGGGGCCTTCGATCGGGGAATCGAATTCGGCGGTGGCGTAGACGATACAACCCTTTTCGTTGTTGTAGAGTTTGGCCAGATCGACACTTCCGTCTTTGTCATACGTTGTGTGTTCGATCCAACGGACTTCGCCGTGCTTCCCTTCGTAAGTATCGGCGGTCTTGCCCGCAATCCAATCCGTTTCGACGGGAAATACCTTATTGAAGTTTTTGGTGCCGACGTGATCAAATGGCCCGATCAAACGAAAGGACTTGAGGAAGCCGAAGTGTTTGGCTTGATCGATCTCTTTTCCTGCGTCAGCCAGCGATTTGATGATGGTCGAGACTTGAATGGGATGCCGCGCATTTTCGAGCAACCGGAGAAGGGGCTCGACTTCCTTCGTGGTGGGAAGGGCAGCTTCGATCGCGGCGAAGCGGAGTTCAGGGCTCGGGTCGTCCTGCATTTGAGCGAGCCAAGTTTTGCGAGCATCGGGGTTCAACTGCGTGAGCCACTCGAATACTGTAGCTCGGGCTTCACCGTCTTGATCTCGATCGGCGAGAAATCGTTCCAGCGCGGCCTTCATGTCCTCGGGTGATTTGGAAACCAGCTCTTTCTTGTAGGCATGGCTGGCGAACCCCATGAGCCAGTTCTTTCCGATGGGGGTGGCACCGCGCATCGCCTGCAATGTTTGGAGAAGCGTGAAGGAACCCGACGTGCGGATCTGTGCGGCAAGCTTGCCGGCTTTCAAGGTATCGGAGTCCCCGACATCCATTTTGGCCAGTTCTGCGAGCGATGCTGGAACCGACGACTTCGAGTCTTGAGCTACTCCGGATTGCATCAATAGGGTTGAGCAAACCGCTGCACCGAAAAGGACTTGGATGCCGTGGAAAAATCGACCGGGAAAACACGTAGAAGTCATCGAGGAGGCCGCTTATGGAAGTTGGAAACTCAGTCTGCCATAGAGTATCAGATTTTTTTGGAAAAACCGAATTGGAATCGAGAAGGGGGGGCGAATCGCCGCAGTGCGAGTCTACTTAACTTTTAAGGGGATTTTGGTATCCTGTAAGTCCCCTCGTCGAGACATTCTGTCGTGTTATCAGGTATCTTTATAGAGATGCTGGGCCGCGATAGCGGTTCGATGGGGAACCTTTTCCAAAGGCTGCGCCTGCTGGCGATAGCGAGCACTCCTTCTGCAAGAAAGTTGAAATCAGGATCATGCGGTACGCATTCCGATTAGCAGAACTGTTAGGACATACCCCCGATCGAAGGAAGCGACCGGGGACGATCAAGGCGATTGTCGAATACACGGGGTTGGACCGTCACCAAGTCGCTGCGTTGCTGAAGAACGAGGCCAAGTACATACCGATCGAAGCGTTGTCGCGGCTTTGTGATTACTTGATCGAACATGGTTACGCCCGAGCGGAAGAGCTCCCCGGTGCGCTGTTTGCCGTGACTCCTGAGAACTTTTGGGAGATGCTCGCCCGACGAAGCCGGCTGGAGATTTGCGTTGGGGTTCGCAAGCCGCCCGATGACGAAAACGCTGACACCGCATGGATTGTAGCGTCGGACAGTGTTTTGGCTGGAGAGGTTCTCAACGGTGTTTCAACGTTGGGAGGGACTGCCAAAGCGGTTTCTGGCAAGAAGACGGCGGGCAAAGATGTTCCCCACATCGAACACTTGCGTCAGACACTGGTTTGGAGTCCGGGGACCATGTCGACCGAGCAGGTCCACGCTCGCTCTCAGAACGTCTACGATGATTTTTCGGAGATGAATGGCGACAAAGCCATGGTCTGTTTGGGGTCGGTGAAGAGCAACCCGACCGTGGAGCTGGTGTTGGCGAATGCGTTTGGATGCGATCCGTTCGTCTCCCAGGACGACGTGGAGAAGGCTTCCGATCGCGCTTGTCCCTTCTTTCTCCGATATCGGGATCACGATCCCCATCCTCCGGCTTGTTCGGCCGGGCGTCAGCTCAGCAAGTCGGAGAAGTCGACGGAGCCGGGGCTATACTACGAGAAGGCGGACGGAACTTGGGAGTTCGCAGGGGGAGCCACGCCGGGCAAAGACGCTGCCTTGGTGTTTTACATCTTCCGCGAGTCCTTGGGACGGCTGGAGATGGTGTTGAGCGGATTCTCCGGACGCGCTACGCGATTGCTTGCACGAACCTTGGCGCACCGCGCCGAAGACTTCTGGCCACCGACATTCCACGAGAATTACTTGCAAGTCGGTGCTTACCTCGTGCAGTACGAGGCCGAGGATTCCGCGGACGCGTCGCTGGATGTGCTCGCAACCGACACGATGGCCAATGCGACGATCATTCCATTGCCCACCGAAGCGATTGCCAAGCGTTTGGGTAAAGGCCAACCAGGTTGATGAATCCTACGGTTCCCTCACCCCAATCGGCTCAGTCCGAAGCGCCTGAATCGGGTCAATCCGTTGACAGAAATGGATCGGCGTCCACCGTCAACTTGTCGGTTCAGCTCGGTCGACTGACGCTGGCCAACCCTGTCTTGGTAGCCTCCGGGACGTTTGGATACGCCAAGGAACTCGCCGGGGTGGTCCCCTTTGAACGCCTGGGGGGGGTTCTTCCTAAAACGATCACGCAGAATCCTCGACCGGGCAATGCCCCTTGGCGGACGGTCGAGACCAGCGCGGGGCTGCTCAATGCCATCGGATTGGACAACGATGGCATCGATTATTTTCTCGCCAACCACTGGCCCTACCTCCGCACCTGCGGCGCTAACGTCATTGTCAGCATTGCAGGCAAGAGTCTTGAGGACTTCATTGCACTGGCCGATCGATTGAATGCGGCCGAGGGCCTTCAAGCCGTCGAGCTCAATGTATCGTGTCCCAATGTCGCGGGTGGAGTCGATTTTGGGACCGATCCGGTTCTATGCCGACAAGTTATCGAGGGGGTGCGAGGCGTGCTTTCATGCCCCATCATCACGAAACTGACTCCCAACGTAACACGCATCGTCGACATTGCCAAAGCGGCTAAGGATGGTGGAACCGATGCAGTTGCATGCATCAACACAGTTCTCGGTATGGCCGTCGACTGGCGCAAGGCGAGGCCATTGCTCGGCAACAACGTCGGTGGACTCAGCGGGCCAGCGATCAAGCCCATCGCGCTGCGCTGCGTGCATCAGGTCGCTAGCCAAGTCGATGTTCCGATCATTGGAATCGGAGGCATCGCGAACCTGGACGACTGCATGGAGTTCTTGGTCACCGGAGCGAGCGCCATCCAAGTGGGAACGGCCAACTACTACGACCCGTTGGCCAGCATTCGGATCCTCGAAGGCTTGGCGGCCGCCATTCAGTCCCTCGGCAAGACTCGGGTGCAAGATGTTGTTCGAACTTTGCAGTTGAATCGATAGACCAGTTTCTATCTTGGAACTGGTTCGGCTTATTCAAGAAAAACGAAACAAGGAATCCATGCGGGTACTAAGCGGAATACAACCGACCGGTCGGTTTCACTGGGGGAATTACTTCGGCGCGATCAAGCAGTACATCGAATTGCAGCATGACCACGAAGGTTATTACTTTATTGCGGATCTTCATGCGTTGACCACGGTCCGGGATGCGGAGGTGTTGCGAGGCTACGTCCGCGATGCCGCGTTGGATCTGCTGGCACTCGGACTGGATCCTGCCAAAGCGACCTTGTTCGTGCAGTCGGATATTCCGGAGGTATCGGAACTCTGTTGGCTGCTCATGACCGGGACTCCGCTAGGTTTGCTGGAGCGGTGCCATGCGTACAAAGACAAAAAGGAGAAGGGGATCAAGGCAGATGCAGGATTGTTCACTTATCCCGTTTTGATGGCAGCAGACATCTTGGCTTACGATGCGAATTGGGTTCCTGTCGGAGAGGATCAAGTCCAGCACATCGAAGTTTGCCGCGACTTGGCCCGAAGCTTCAATGCGCACTATGGCGAAGTCTTTACCATGCCTGAAGCGAGGATCGTAGCGGATGCTGCCAAGGTGCCTGGCACCGATGGTGAGAAGATGAGCAAGAGCTACAACAACACCTTGGGCCTCTTCGAACCGGCCAAAGACTTGCGAAAGAAGATTATGCGGATCAGCACCGATTCGCGTCCGATGGAAGATCCCAAAGACCCTGAAACCGACCATTTGTTTCAGCTGTATCGACTCTTTGCTACGCCTGAACAGACCGAGGAAGTTCGCGAGATCTATTTGCGAGGGGGATTCGGATACGGGGATATCAAGAAGCGACTTGCCGACGCCGCCGACGCTTACCTAGATCCGGCGCGTGCACGGCGAGCGGAATTGGAAGGGAACCCAGATCGAGTCGATCAAATCCTTCGCGAGGGGGCCGAGCGAGCCAGAGCGAGAGCGAGGGCGGTATTGGATCGAGCCCAGCGAGCTTGCGGGCTTTCTCGATAGCGATTTCGTCAAACCAACCACGTTCCCGACAATCTTACTTACGGACACCGACTGAATATGCTTGACTACACCTACGCCGACCTTTCCAAGATGATCGACCACTCGTTGCTCAATCCGACCTTGACGGTGGAGCAATTGGAGTCGGGTATCGATTTGGCGATCGCATACGACGTCGCGAGCATCTGCATCATGCCCTATTACCATCGACGTTGCGTCGAGCGGTTAAAGGGGACGTCGATTGCCCCGAGCAGCACGGTAGGATTTCCTCATGGTGGGCACACCACGCGAACGAAGCTGATCGAGGCGGAGCAGTTGATCGAGGATGGTTGTATGGAGCTGGACATGGTCAGCAACATCAGCGCCGTACTTAGCAGCAATTGGCGGCTGGTTCGTGAAGAGATCGGCGCCATGACCCGTTTAGCGCACAATGCTAATCGGAAGATCAAAGTGATCTTCGAAAACTGCTACTTGAGCGACGCTCAGAAGATCGAACTCTGCCAGATTTGTTGCGAACATAGTGCCGACTGGGTGAAGACGAGCACGGGCTATGGAACCGGTGGTGCGACGCTCGAAGACCTCCGATTGATGCTGGATAATGTTTCAGGTGGCGTGCAGGTCAAGGCAGCGGGGGGAGTTCGAGACTGCGATGCGCTCCTTCATGTACGGAGCATGGGAGTCACCCGCGTGGGAGCCTCGCGTACAGCGGAAATTCTTGGCGAGGCCCGTCAGCGGCTAGGGCTCCCTCCGATTACCGTAGCCTCATCCCCTTCCGCCAACCCCGGCTACTAGCAGTGTTCGTCTGCAAGTAGCGGTCATCAACCTAACGCTCGTGCGCGGCAGCGATCGCAGCGCCGCAAACGGGGATCTATTGCAGATCCTTCAAGCGAATATTTCGGAACTCGGTCCACATGGGTTTCCCAGCGTGCAACTGGAGGGCGATAACCCCTTCCGAGAGAGCTAACGCTGGGTCGTTGTCCGTGAAGTCGAGCACCAGCTTTCCATTCATGAAATGCTGAACGTTGTTGCCTTTGGCTCGAATCGTCACTTCATTCCAGTCATTCAGTTTGAAGAGTTTTTCGTAGGCAGCGGCGTCGATCAATGTCTCTTGGACCTTCTTACCATCTTTCTCCCAAGATGCCTTTTCGCCCGTCAAACAGATACGGCCTCGCTTGCCACCTTCGTCGTAAATGAAACCCGACACGTTCGGAAACTTCACCTCATTGCGAAGCTCGTGCTGGTATCCTCGCACGACCCATTTGTTCTTCGCCGAGTTGTCTGTGATATGTTTGGACCGATATTGAACTCCGGAGTTGTTATCGGCCGTGCATCGAAATTCGAACTTGAGTTCAAAATCCTTTGGCTTCCCTTCGGTCCAGATCAGGAACGTATTCCCCTTGGCAGGATTCTCGGCCGTTGTTTCGCCGTGGATGATTCCGTCTTTGACCGACCAGTAAGCCGGATCACCGTTCCAACCTGTAAGATCTTTCCCGTTGAAGAGCTGTCGATAACCGTCCTCCGAAGCTGCAGGGGTGGACGATTGTGCGTAAAGAGGTTGGCAGATTGCCGCAAGTGCTAGCGCGAGTAGTGTTCTGCGAATCATAGTGGATCCTGCTGGAGAGTTCAGGTAGTGAAGGGGGAGTACAGCAAGCGTCTATTGTAGTGGACAAATGGCGGGGGGTTCGACGAAAGTGCGTGCGAGGTCCCAACGAATGGGGGTGGGTGCGTTCCGATTACTTGGATTGCGGGATGATCCAAAGTTCCGATTCACCTCGCAACAAGAGGTGATCTTGTGTTGGAACCATGGTGGATCGAACAGTGAGCTCAGTCTCGATGGTTGCCAGTTGCTCAAACTCGCGGCTCGCTCGAAGGACTTGGACCGCGCCGGTGTGGGAGACATTCATCAGCAGATCACCCAAGATGATCGGTGAACCGGAGTAATCTCCCCCAATACGTTTGTTCCAAAGGACCTTTCCATCGGCAGCATCTACACACGAGACAATCCCTGCATCGCTCCACAGGAAGAGAGTGTCGCCAGTCGCCAGCGGGGAAGGAACATAGGGGGCCGATCGAGTGACGCGGAATCGCTCTTTTTTCTGAACTAGGTCAAACGCGACGAGACGGTTGTCACGTCCGCCACCCGATCCATGGGTACCGAGTAGCAGATCCCCAGCGATAACCGAGGAGGAGCAAACGCGTTGTGTGAAGCAGTCATGATTCCAAAGAATTTCCCCGGTCGCAGGATTCACTCCAAACATTCCTTGCAATGTCGTGCTGCATACCAACTCCTTTTTCCCGTCATGCTCCCAGACTGCGGGGACTCCGTAGCACACGCGCGATGTAGGGAGTTTGGTCTCCCAACGGGTTTCACCTGTCCGAAAGTCGACAGCGGTCATGCGATCGAATCCGGGCGCGACTCCAGCCGGCAACTCTTCAGAGTCTTGGCTGTTGAGCAGGATGATCACGTCCTCTACCCGAATGGGCGATGTTCCAAATCCATGCTGCGACACATACCGACCGAAGTCTCTGCTCCAGACCTCTTCACCGTCATGCGAGAACGCTTTGAGAAACGTGTGTTCCGGATCGGCCCAAGCATAGTAGACATTCTCCGCGTCCACGCAGGGGGTGGACGAGGCGTAGGAACTGAACTTGTGCAGCGCGTGCACTTGCGAATCAAACGACTTGCTCCAAGCCACTTCGCTTTTTTTCAAGTCGACGGCAATCGCGTAGCGGGCAGCCGATTTCGGGTCGGCGGACATCAAGAACGCGCGATCCCCCCACACAGCGGGCGAACCGTGGCCACTGCCCGGCAAAGAAACCTTTTTGACCGAATCGTTTTTCCAAGGCACCTCGACGCCGTTCGCAGGTGCAACTCCTTGACCGTTTGGTCCTCGAAATCGAGTCCATGATTCGAATTTGTCTTCCGAATAACCAACAGATGCACCCAAGCAGCATCCGAGAGACAACGCCACCAAGCACAAAGCACTGGTCGATTTCAGGCGGGTTAAATGACCGTAGAGTCCTGCGATAGCCAGTGCGAGGAAAATCAAACCCAGTCCGTACCAGACAGGAGCGGGGACTCCTAGCCATTGAATTTGGGAGAACCATTGGTAGGCGAAGGCGCAGAGTGCGATGAAACCGCCGTACAACGAAGTAAAGATCGCGAGAAGCAGCATCGACCATCGGCGCCTTGCTTGTGCGACCTCGAAGGTTTCCGATTCTGCGTTGCTGGTATTCTCGTGAAACATCGTACAGCTCTGGTGGGTTGGGGGAGCGGGAAGGGACCTGTCGCTGGGAGTGTTAGTTCGCTTGCAAGGCGCGGCGCAGGAGCTGAGCGATCGAGCGAACACCGTCTGTGCGGAGCAATCCAACGCGGTAGATCCTGCCTGCCAGGACGACCATGCCCATTGTACTCGCAATCATCAGGATGGCGGCGGCGATCGGCTGCCAAACGGGAATCGCGACCCCGGTGGCCAATCGGAGGACCATGGTCAAGGGACAGCTCGGTGGAAAAAAACTGAGGGCTGTGGCAACACCGCCGTTTGGGTCCCGGACTGCGATGAACCAGACCATGACGGGTGCCATCAACACCATCCAGACCGGCAGCAAGAGGGCTTGAGCCTCTTTCAGTTCATTGACCGAGGCGCCGACCACCAGAAAGATCGAACTAAAGAAGAGCACCCCTAGAATTTGAAAGAGCAAGAACCAAGGGATCAATGGGAGAGGCACTGCCGACAGCATATCTTGTTGACTGAGGACAAATATTCCACCCGCGCCATACAAAACAAAGATAACCAAAGAGCCCGCGACATTTCCAAGGAGTTTTCCTCCCATCAGTTGCGTCGGCGTCACCGCTCCGATGAGAACTTCGGAAATGCGAAGAGACTTTTCTTCCATAGCGCTCTCCAGCATCGGCTGCGCTGCCATGAGGATCACCATGAACATCAGCATCATCACCCCGAAGGGCAAGAACATCGATTTGAGTGCGTCGATGGGAGACTGCGGTTTGCCGCCGCTCGACTTGTCGATCGGTTTACTCGCCGCGACCTCGACTCGCGACTCCAATAGATTCAACACCGCAGGGTCGATCGAATCAAGTTGGAATTGTTGAATCCTCTCCTCGCGTACCACTTTGCTTAACAACTGCGCGCACCAAAGTCGGGCCTCGCTCATCATCGCATCGTTGGCATAGAAGACCGGTTGTTCCGCCGACGGCGATGATGGAAGCCCCCGTCCTGATGTACTATCGGAGGGGCCTTCGACCAATTCCGGTGGCTGCATCAAAGATGCGGGGATCTCCAGCAATCCATACAGATCACCCCGACGGATTTGCTCGCAGTACGAAAGACGAGTCTCTGCATCGAGCTGAGGCTGATCCGAGGGAGCGAAAATCCACTTGTCCGCATTGCCGCCGAAAGGGGACTGCATGGCCCCTTCGTCTTGTCCTTGGTTGGCATCGAGTTGTGTCGCGCGGGCGGCCGCAGCGTCCTCCAGGACTTTGAGAATCCGACCTGTGCCATCCGCGACGACGATCTTCAATTCTCGGCCACCTCCTATTTTTTGTAGAAGCGGCATGAGGAAGAGGCTGCCAAACATGAGGACGGGCATCATCACCATGCTGAACAAGAAAGCTTTTGTTCCAACCATCGCGACGTATTCGCGATAGGCGATGATCCAGAGCTTGGCCATATTGAACCTTGTTGGCTTAATCTTGGTGCACGAGTTTGTTTAGCTCCTTGCGCATCGACTCTTTCATAAACTCATCCAGGGCAGCGAGGTCGGGATCTTTGTCTGCCAAGCTCGAGCGTGAAATGATGAGTCGAGCCGAAACAGCGACAACGTCCCCTTTGGTACCGGCCGCCTTGATCGTTACCGTTGCATCGTCGCTTTTGAGGATCTCGGCGTGAATCACGAGCGACTGACCCGGTTCCATGAAGTCCGCGAATTTGACGTTGCGAGCTTCTTTGAGAGTGAGCAAGGAATGGCGAAACTTATCGGTCGAGCGGATCAACCAGCAGGACGCTTGGAAGAGCGCTTCCAACATCAGAACGCCCGGCATCACTTTGAACAGTGGGAAGTGATCGCGCAGGTAGTCTTCGTTGCCATGGACGGTCAAAGTCGCTCGGATGCTCTCTCCCGGTTTGATTTCGAGAATGCGATCAAGCTGCCGGAAGCGCATTTGGGTTTCTGTGGCCATGGCGAGGGAAATTCGTGGTGTGGTGTTCGCGGAAACTGCCGTTGGAAGACGCGTCAGTTTACGGGACCCGAGCCATTTCGTGAATCCGTCGACCGCATCCGTTTCATGCGTCGGTGGATTAGCCATGAAGTTCCGAGCAATGCAAGGCTTCCGCCGCCAAAGGAACGCAGGAATTGCCAGCTCGATCGATCTTGCTGGATCGGGAGCTTGGTTCGCGATACGAAGACATCACGGTTTTCCAAGTTCCCGATAAGATTTTTGCGGTGCAGCAGCTTACCGGCATCCACCAAGCCTTTGGCCAACGATTCCTTTACAGTGTGCCCGGCCGATTTCTCGGAACGAACCCACCGCGTGGCCCCGTCCGACTTGCCCGTGTAGCGACCGCATCGAGCGTCGAATTCAGGGAGTTGGCAATAAAGCGTATGATCGAACTCTTCCAATTCATGAACCTCTCCGTCGTGAATGTGCACCGTGGGAAAGAAGAGTTCTTCGCCGTGCCGCGAGTCGAACTCGAAGGCCATGGGGTGTGGACGTCCAGATCGGCTTTTCAGTTGAAACACGACGAAGCTGTAGTCCGAATAGATCGGAATCTTGCCCCAAGTCTCGGGTGAAATGGAAAACTGAGGATCGAGTCGCCGAAAGTCCTCAACTTGCGGCACAACGGACGCGACGAAGGATCCGACTTCTTGAACTGCCAGTTTCGGAGCGGCGCTGGTGGGGGCCGGGAGCATGGCACGCGAGGTAGTGCTGAATTCATTCCTAACAGGAAAAGCACGATTGAGGTCGCGAAAAAACTGGGGATAACCACTGAAATCGACGAAGCGTACCGATTTTTCACCAGCTCCCGCGACGGTTGGAATAGGCAGAATCATGGCGTTGTCCACCGCCGATTCGTACTGCATTTCGTAGACGATGGCTTGCCGTTTCTCCGAAACGAACCGGGCGAAGATCTGAGTATTGCCGACGAATTGGACGGGTTGAGCGAAGCAGCACATGCTGGAGGAACTCCTGAGACGAGGGGTGCGAAACAAGAACGTTCGGGGCGTTGAGCTTTCGAACGGGGAAGCTTTCAAAACGATGGACGAAGGCAACGTACAGCTCGTTCCCAAAAACGAACTGCGACTCCAAGATCGTGGCTTGCTGCGACCGCGAAAATCTCTAGGCTCGTTGAAACTTTATGGCTGAGAAGCGAACGAGATGGCGACGGCCTTGCTCTCTATGGCTAGATAGACTTCCTGCGATTTGAATCCTCCTCAACAACCGAGAGCACATTTTGGTCGAGCAACGCAATGAACCTGTTTGCAACCAGGCATGGACGGTGAGTTCATCTTGAAGAATCCCACTACGATTCCTTGGACACCAGCAACCCGCTGGAATTCGGCGATCCGCTGGAATCCTGCGGACAGTTTTCTCCTGCTGACGGCGTTGCTTTGGGGGATCAACATCCCGGTGGTCAAGTTCGCCACCCAGCACATGGATGCGATGACCTTTAACGCATTGCGAATGATCCTGTCGACCCTCACGCTTGGGATATGCTGGCGATGCGAGGTTTGGTTGTCCCGGCGACGCTCCGCGCCGGCGTCAGAACCTGGCTCGCAGGCAGGGCCCAAAAGCCAGGCAGCACCCCATAAGATTGGAATCCAGGAGAGCGAGGTCACGAAGCCCCGGTTTATGGGTGGGCGGATCGTTGGATTCGCCCTATTGAGCGGGCTTCTTTATCCCTTGGCATTCATGGAGGGAATCGATCGCACCACGGCGGGGAACACGGCCCTCCTTCTCGCAAGTATGCCGATGTGGACCGCACTCCTTTCGAAGCTGGTGTATGCCGAGCGTCTGAGCCGCCTGACTTGGATCGGATTACTCGTCACCTTTGTCGGCACATTGCTCATCATCCAAGCCCGGGGCGGGGTCGATCTATCTCGGGAGCATTTGGTTGGAAATTGCTTCATGCTGGCAGGCGCGATGACTTGGGCGAGCGCCACGGTGGTGAGCATGCCGCTGCTCAAATGGATCAGCCCGCTGCAGCTAGCATTCTTCAGCGCCCTGTTCACCACCCCGATCCATGTGGGGCTCCATTTCGAGTCGATTTTGGATTGGTTGCCAAGGCTGGGGGAGCCGAGCCTGCTCTCGAGCGTCCTGTATTCAGGGGTTTTGTCGACGGGGGTAGCCTATGCGACCTGGAATATTGGGGTACGGAAACTGGGTGGCTCTCATGCTGCCGTCTACCAGAACTTGGTCACCATTGTGGCCGTTCTGATCAGTTGGTTTGTTTTGGGGGAGCCTGTGCTGGTATTGCAGGTGGTCGGAGGAGTCGTGGCGATTGGGGGGTTGGTGCTGATTCGACGGGGTAGGGCTTGAAAAATCTCCCGAAATGAAAAAGGTTTGAAACGCCCTAGACCGAAAGAGACGAGGAAGTTATAGTTCTCGATTCTCGGTTTCCGCCGAGAAAAAGCGGCGAGTTCGCCTCGTTGAGAGACTTGATTGTTCTGAATTCACATAGTTCCTTTCGATGCTTGCCATTCGAAACGTAGTATTGTCGGAGAGAGTGCATGGTTAAGTTGTTGGTCCGCGACCGCGAAACGATCCAGGAAGCAGTGCGACGATTTCGCAAATTGGTCGAGCGCAGCGGACTCAAGAAAGAGATGCGTCGTCGCGAGTTTTACGAAAAGCCGAGCGAAATCAAGCGACGCAGCAAGCAGCGAGCCGAGCGACGATCGCGACGCATGCGATTGCTAGGCCTGTAGACAAGAGAACATCGGGCGAATAGCTCAGTTGGTTAGAGCGCCACTCTTACAAAGTGGATGTCGGGGGTTCGAGTCCCTCTTCGCCCATTTTCAGATAGTCCCGAGCAGAGTTGAGTGTCCGCCCAGTGCGGTGTCAACGCACGGTTTCAACAGATAGATATCCAGTATCCATTGAGAGCTTCGCTAGCCGAAGCTGTTAAGAAGGTTGTTGTAGAGCCATGAAAGACGGAATTCATCCGAACTATCAAGAGATTACGGTTACCTGCGGTTGCGGAAACAGTTTTGTTACCCGCAGCACCCGCAAGGAACTGAAAGTGGACATTTGCAATGTTTGCCACCCGTTTTACACCGGCAAGCTGAAGTTCGTCGATACCGCAGGTCGGATCGAGAAGTTCCAAACCAAGTTCGCCGCTGGTACCTACGCATCCCTTCAGTCCCCCAAGAAGGCTGCCAAGAAGAAATAGCTGCTTGAGCCTCGATCGGCTCGGTCCCCGAGCGTCTTTATTGGCTCTGGCAATCCAAATTCAAAAACCGTCGCAGATTGCCGTGTGAGGCCTGCGGCGGTTTTTGCTTTTAGGTCTTTAACTTTATGAATATTCGCGAACAACTTGATCAAAACCTCGCTCGCTTTGAAGAGCTTGAGCAAATGATGTCCGACCCCGAAGTGCTCGGCGGGGACTCCAGCAAAATGGCCGGGATCCTTCGCGAACACGGCGGGCTGCTCAAAGCGGCGTCCAAGTACCGTCGTTACAAGAAGCTGGGTGAAGAGCTGAAAGAGCTCGATGCGATGCTCCAGTCCAGCGACTCCGACGAACGCGAAATGGCGCAGGAAGAAATCTCTAAACTGCGAGAAGAGCGGGAGACGATCTGGAACGAACTGCTCGATATGAGCATCGGGGGCGAAGACGCGAACCGAACGCGATGCGTGATGGAAATCCGCGCCGGGACAGGAGGTGAAGAGGCAGCTCTCTTCGCACGAGACCTTTACGAAATGTACAAGCGGCACGCCGACCTTCGCCATTGGAAGGTCGAGATCATGGATAGCTCCATCAGCGAACGGGGTGGGTTCAAAGAAATCATCCTCGGTCTCGAAGGGGAAGGGGTCTTTCGCGAGCTGCAATTTGAAAGTGGCGGTCACCGCGTGCAGCGCGTTCCCGAAACGGAGGCGCAAGGCCGAATCCATACTTCGGCGGCCACCGTTGCGGTGATGGCAGAG includes these proteins:
- the rpsU gene encoding 30S ribosomal protein S21 is translated as MVKLLVRDRETIQEAVRRFRKLVERSGLKKEMRRREFYEKPSEIKRRSKQRAERRSRRMRLLGL
- a CDS encoding DMT family transporter: MKNPTTIPWTPATRWNSAIRWNPADSFLLLTALLWGINIPVVKFATQHMDAMTFNALRMILSTLTLGICWRCEVWLSRRRSAPASEPGSQAGPKSQAAPHKIGIQESEVTKPRFMGGRIVGFALLSGLLYPLAFMEGIDRTTAGNTALLLASMPMWTALLSKLVYAERLSRLTWIGLLVTFVGTLLIIQARGGVDLSREHLVGNCFMLAGAMTWASATVVSMPLLKWISPLQLAFFSALFTTPIHVGLHFESILDWLPRLGEPSLLSSVLYSGVLSTGVAYATWNIGVRKLGGSHAAVYQNLVTIVAVLISWFVLGEPVLVLQVVGGVVAIGGLVLIRRGRA
- the prfA gene encoding peptide chain release factor 1, producing the protein MNIREQLDQNLARFEELEQMMSDPEVLGGDSSKMAGILREHGGLLKAASKYRRYKKLGEELKELDAMLQSSDSDEREMAQEEISKLREERETIWNELLDMSIGGEDANRTRCVMEIRAGTGGEEAALFARDLYEMYKRHADLRHWKVEIMDSSISERGGFKEIILGLEGEGVFRELQFESGGHRVQRVPETEAQGRIHTSAATVAVMAEPEDIEVELKPEDYRVDKFCASGPGGQHVNKTESAIRLTHLETGIVVQCQDEKSQHKNLARAIRVLKSRLYEVKREQELKRQSDQRMSLIGSGDRSERIRTYNFPQNRLTDHRINLTLYKLDQIMAGNMQPVTDALLEYERSTLRDDTDT
- a CDS encoding PQQ-binding-like beta-propeller repeat protein, producing MFHENTSNAESETFEVAQARRRWSMLLLAIFTSLYGGFIALCAFAYQWFSQIQWLGVPAPVWYGLGLIFLALAIAGLYGHLTRLKSTSALCLVALSLGCCLGASVGYSEDKFESWTRFRGPNGQGVAPANGVEVPWKNDSVKKVSLPGSGHGSPAVWGDRAFLMSADPKSAARYAIAVDLKKSEVAWSKSFDSQVHALHKFSSYASSTPCVDAENVYYAWADPEHTFLKAFSHDGEEVWSRDFGRYVSQHGFGTSPIRVEDVIILLNSQDSEELPAGVAPGFDRMTAVDFRTGETRWETKLPTSRVCYGVPAVWEHDGKKELVCSTTLQGMFGVNPATGEILWNHDCFTQRVCSSSVIAGDLLLGTHGSGGGRDNRLVAFDLVQKKERFRVTRSAPYVPSPLATGDTLFLWSDAGIVSCVDAADGKVLWNKRIGGDYSGSPIILGDLLMNVSHTGAVQVLRASREFEQLATIETELTVRSTMVPTQDHLLLRGESELWIIPQSK
- a CDS encoding ABC transporter permease yields the protein MAKLWIIAYREYVAMVGTKAFLFSMVMMPVLMFGSLFLMPLLQKIGGGRELKIVVADGTGRILKVLEDAAAARATQLDANQGQDEGAMQSPFGGNADKWIFAPSDQPQLDAETRLSYCEQIRRGDLYGLLEIPASLMQPPELVEGPSDSTSGRGLPSSPSAEQPVFYANDAMMSEARLWCAQLLSKVVREERIQQFQLDSIDPAVLNLLESRVEVAASKPIDKSSGGKPQSPIDALKSMFLPFGVMMLMFMVILMAAQPMLESAMEEKSLRISEVLIGAVTPTQLMGGKLLGNVAGSLVIFVLYGAGGIFVLSQQDMLSAVPLPLIPWFLLFQILGVLFFSSIFLVVGASVNELKEAQALLLPVWMVLMAPVMVWFIAVRDPNGGVATALSFFPPSCPLTMVLRLATGVAIPVWQPIAAAILMIASTMGMVVLAGRIYRVGLLRTDGVRSIAQLLRRALQAN
- a CDS encoding 3-hydroxyacyl-ACP dehydratase FabZ family protein; amino-acid sequence: MATETQMRFRQLDRILEIKPGESIRATLTVHGNEDYLRDHFPLFKVMPGVLMLEALFQASCWLIRSTDKFRHSLLTLKEARNVKFADFMEPGQSLVIHAEILKSDDATVTIKAAGTKGDVVAVSARLIISRSSLADKDPDLAALDEFMKESMRKELNKLVHQD
- the rpmE gene encoding 50S ribosomal protein L31: MKDGIHPNYQEITVTCGCGNSFVTRSTRKELKVDICNVCHPFYTGKLKFVDTAGRIEKFQTKFAAGTYASLQSPKKAAKKK